A window of Sphingobacterium kitahiroshimense genomic DNA:
AAATGAACTTTATAGCTGTTCTTCAACGTTTGTAAAGCCGTTTCCTGCTGCTTCAATTCTATTTCGAGAACTTTATAATCGCCTTGCTTTCCCAATCCATTTGCAGATAATTTTTGTGTAAGACTAATTTGTTGCTCGATAATCTTTTTGATATGCGCAACCGCTTCTTGTTGGTTTACATCTTGCAGGCAAAGCACATATTGGTCTGTAATAAGTTTTTCTAAATCATGCTTGCTAAGCGCAGAATTGTTGTTTAAGATTTCATTTAATACTGCGGTCTGCTCATTAACTGCGTTTACCCTCTGTTTGTTGAAAAGAGGTTGATTCAGCGTTAAAACGCCTCTGTAAAGTCCGCCGTTAGTTGCCGAAAAATCGGAACCGTAATAATCCTGAATGGTCTTTTGCGGATTTAATTTAAAACCTGAATTGCCGGGGTCATTGGAGTAAATTGGGGCAAGCAAATAATTCAATTCAGTACCGATAACTGGCTTTGTTAGTGAAGCAGCTATCCTTTGGGCATCCAGTTTGTTTGCTTCTGATTGAATTGCATTCGTCTTTACAAGGGGGGAACTTTGGAACGCCTGATTGACAAAATCAGATAGTTGTTTCTGTCCAAATGTCTTTCCTACCGATAGCACCGAAACTATCACAGAAAGAACCGCTAACTTTTTAATCATAATACCTTTTCTTATAAATATGTTGAATGTGTGTACATTCCAGTTTTCGCATTATTAAATGCCACATTACCATTGTAGCGACCATTTCTGCCATGCAAAAAATGGCTTTTCTAATGCTGATTTAATTTATAAGGCAAAGGTATCTTTGCGATTTTGGAGAATTTCTGGATTTAGGAAAAGGACATAAAAAACAGGAAATGCGTAAAGAATTTAACCAGCCGTGCGTTAATATCCAGCTTATTTAGAGGTGCTGTATATTCTTAGTTCAGCAACATTTTTCTCTGACTGGGGAACTGCAAGATATAGTTGTTGTAGTTCTTGTGAAAACAACGAAGTTCCAGCCCCTTTAGCAGTTTCAATTTTGTCAAGAGCAATATAAGTATCGTTATCTTTTTGCTCAATTACGTCTATATATCCGTCAGCACAAGAAATATAAATGAGCGCATGTTTCGGGTCTAAATAAATTCCGTCTGCATTTTTGCTAATGTCAAGACTGGCAATTGATTTTCCGGTTTTAGTGCTATAAACGATAAATTTCCCCGGTTCACAAGCAATAAAAAGGTGATGGTTAATTTTATCCAAAGCCATCGGAACATTTTCGGTTGATTCGGTTACTCGCCATCTCGCAATCACTTTATTTGCAGACAGGTCTATTACTTCTATTATGTTTTTTGAAGGAATATTGACATAAATTTTATTACTATCCAACTCAAATTGCTTCGGAAAATCGGCTAACCGAATTTCCCCGATAACCTTATCGTTTTTGCAGTCAATTACACCGATAGCACCGAAAGTTTTCCCAACGCCTACATAAAGCCGCTGTGTAGTTGTATCAAAGTGTAGGTTGTTGCATTTTTCCTCAAATGAAAAGGTTTTAACCCAGATTAAGCATTAGCCAAATACTGCAAAGTATTTCTACTTCATAGTCACTTAATCTGGGTTAAAAAGAGTTGTTTTCTCATTTTACACCATTATTTTTAGGTGAAGATGCTTAAGAAAAGGTTTTTTTGATTGTTTTAGAACCATTTTTTTGACTAGTTGACTGAGACAATTTATTAGAGAAATCCTGTGACTGTTAAAATAGAAATAAAGTAAATCAAATATTGTTAATCGTTTGAAATTACTTGTGTAGTATGCACGGATATTTCCGTAATATTTTTGGTCTAGTCTATGATTATATTCATATTCGTTTTATATTCGCTTAATCAAATTAAGGCGTATACAATGAAAATAAAAGAAAAAGGGCATACACTTATTGTTACAAGTAACGAGGAAGATATAGTAACATTTCTTAAAAAGTTAGAAGAGCAGTATGAGTATAGTCTTGTACAATCTAATTTAATAATAGATTTGACTAGTGTTAAATATGCTGTGTTAGAAGAGGATTTAGAGTGTTTTGAAACTTTAGCTATTAGCCATATGGAGGAGGCTAATAAGTCTTTTATTATTGTTATAGAGTCGATAGATTTTAACGAGTTCGATGGAGATTTAGTAATTGCTCCTTCTTTACAAGAAGCACATGATTTGATCGAAATGGATGAGATTCAAAGAGATTTGGGATTTTAAGATAAAACAAATAAAAGGCTTAATTTACTTTAAGCCTTTTATTTTTTGACTTAATATGTCGTTTTTTGTAAATTACAAGCTCAAAATATAAAATAAAACTACATTGAAACTTACTATATTAGGCTGTTATGCGGCAACACCACGAACGATAACCAACCCTACTTCTCAAGTTTTAGAGATAGCAGGGCATATGTTTTTAATCGATGCAGGTGAAGGAACACAGGTACAATTAAGGCGTCATAAACTAAAGTTTCAACGTATTAATCACATCTTTATCTCTCACTTACACGGAGATCACTTCTTTGGTTTAATAGGATTGATTTCAACATATATGTTACTTAACCGTCAGTCAGATTTGCATATCTACGGACCAAAAGGCATAAAAGAAGTAACGCTATTACAATTAAAATTAGGTAATGCATATTCTGGATATAAGTTGTTCTTTCATGAGCAAACGAGTAAAGAGAGTAGAGTAGTCTTCGAAGATGATAAAGTAATCGTGAGAACTATTCCATTAGATCATCGCGTATATACCAATGGATATAAATTTGAAACAAAACCTGGAGACCGCAAGTTGCGCATTGGTGCAATAGAGGACTTGGGTATAGATAAATGTTATTATCAGAAGATTAAAAGTGGTGGAAATATAACACTAGATGACGGAACAGTCGTGGAGAATAAGGATATCACTTACGAGCCAGAAGCTACGGAGATTTACTTTTTAAAACCTACCAAGCTATGAAGATTAAGTATGTGTTATGTGCCCTTGTTTTAGGAACTCTAAATACAATGGCACAAGATGATAAAAAAGAAGAAACTACCTTATTAGGAGTATTGGTGCCTACGCCGACAGTAACTCCACAAGAAAAAATAAATAATGTAGAGGTATTCCTTGATACCAAGTACGAGAATTTGACGAAGACAAGTGGTGCAGGTACAAGTGATAGCAAGTTTAGACTAGTACAATCAAGGGTTTACTTAAAAGGAAATTACAATAATAAGTTGACGTACTCATTGCGTTATCGGTTAAATGAGTCAACAGCCTCTAATGCCTTAGAGTTTGCTTTCTTAGAGTATAATATCGATGAGCACTGGACTGTGGGAATGGGAAAACAGTTTACAGCTTGGGGTTCTACGGAGTTGTCTTATAACGGTGCTGATCTATATATGTTCACCAACATTATTAGTTCTATAGAATTATTCAGCCCTGGAGCTAGTGTTGCCTATAAAGTAAAAGGACAATCATTTAAATTGCAAATGGTCTCTCAAGGGGAGCAGTTTAGTGCTGAAGCGTATAAGAATAAGGCTTATGGAGGCTTGTTCTTATGGGAAGGGGAGTTGTTTAAGAAACATTTGAAAACGAGATATGGATATGCCTTGTTCCAACATGATGCGAAGAAATATTATAGTTGGATAACGATAGGAAATAGGTTGACAATTAATAACTTTATGGCTGAGTTTGATTGGATGTATGGTTTTAGAAATGTAGCTGATGCAGCGTTTACAGATTTGAATACCGTAACTAAAGGAGTGGCTTATGTCAAGGATAATGTGACTACTGCTTCTATTAAGTATAAGTTTAATAAGATAACTCCTTATGTAAAAGTGATGTATAACTATAGAAATGACCTTGATAATGCGGTATCTTATGGTTTAAAGGGAATTTCTACTGCGGTGGAATACAATCCATTTAACGAGGCAGCTTTTAAGAATCTACGCTTGTTCGCAGCGTATAATTATCTGAACTATGACTATAAGAATTACACTGTAGCAAAATCAGATAGGAATGAACATCAGATAGCACTTGGAGTAAGATGGATGGTACCACTATTTAAATTATAAGTATGATAAAGTATAATGAGTTATTAATAGACGAGGATAGCAAGACTATGCAGTTGTTTAAAGGGTTATCTATAGAGGAAGACCATTTGCTAACCAAGAAAGTGGATGCTCTTATCCGCCAAGGAAAGAATATACGAATGCAAGTAATCGCTGTTGATAAAGAGGAGAGAAACTTGTATATAGAAGGATATACTTTAGTGGAGGATTTGTTAGATAATCTGTAGAATAGAGTAATAAAATTAGGGATAGACCTGTTAGCACTTTTTTAGTGGTAATAGGTCTTTTTTTTAGTTGTATTTGGAGAGAGGTAATTGTGGTAACTCACTTCACTTATCGCTTCGTAAGAATAATAATCTTTTAAACCCAGAATCAGCATTCGCCCAATACTACAAAGCAATTCTACTTTATACTTCTTTCATTTATTCTAAAACCATACTACATGCCTTGCTATTGCTGGCTCTTCGTTTTAAAACAGTCCACGGGGCTATTTTATACTTAGCCCTTCATAAATTGAGAGCTGTTTTGTATAATTCACTTTCGTTAACTAGTCTATCGCTGATTCTAGGTTTAACTGTACTGTATGTTGTGGCATCCAACACTGTAACTTTCCCATCGTTGCCTGTTGCGACATATAACCTGTTTGATTCGGGGCGATAAACAATCCATTTTGGTTCATCAAAACCGGGTAGGCTTCTTATCGGCTTATTATTCTTTATATCCAATATTTCAACTGAATGATTGTCTTGGGCTGACAAAAATAACCTCTGTCCCTTATTATCCAACGCCATCAGGTCAAACCCTCCCTTAACGGTATTCAGTTTGATTGTTGATTGGAGTGAAAGTGAATGCCCCTGTATGGTTAAAACATCGTTTTTGGGTTTATTATCCTCTTTGCCTGACTTATGATTTTTACATGCCGAAGACATGCCGATTGACAATAATGCTATATAAAGGATTTTGGGTGTATTAAAAGTTCTCATTTCTAATATTGTTTTAGTGGTAAAACTTTTAGTACAAAATTATCCTACACATTTTGTAGAATTTCTGGATTTAAAAACGGACAGTGAAAATATGGGTAGAATCCTTAAAAGTATAACTGATAGTCCAGTTATTAAGGTCGCATATTTCTTTTACAATGGACAGTCCAAGTCCGCTACTGCGGGTATCTGTTGAATTTTTTTTGAAACGTTCAAATATCGTTTCAGCATCCAAAGCCTGGTCTATTCCGGTGTTAGCAATAATAAAACGACCTGTGTCCAATGTGAGGGTAATTTTTCCTTTTTCTATATTATGCCGGATAGCGTTCAGGAAAAGATTATTGATTAATAGCTCCGTTAATATTTTATTTGCTTTCAGGCTGATTATATTTTTAAACGTTGTTTCTATTGTTAGCTTTTTGCTATCTGCCTGCTCGGTAAAATAGGGAATTACTTCACTCACAATATCGTTAACCGTAAACGAAGAAAACTCCGCAAATTGGTTGTTCTCAATTTTTGCCAGCAGCAAAAGATTTTTATTAATCCGTGTAAGCCGGGAAACTGATTCGTACAACGAATGCAAGATTTGTAACTGTCCTTTTTGCAATGAATTGTCCTGAAGCAATAAATCAAGTTTAGATTGCAATACGGCTAAAGGCGTTTGCAGTTCATGGGAGGCATTTTGTGTAAATTTTTTTTGAGTGATATAAGATTGAACACTTTGCTGTATCAGCGTTGTAAGCCTGTTATTAAGTTGATTAAATTCCTTGATTTTTGTATCAGGAAATTGGGGTAGCTTATTTAACTCTATATTGAACTGCTCAATTTGGCGTAGGGTCGCATAAAAGGGCTTCCAAAGCCTGTTAGAAACAAATAACGTAATGAAAAAGATAACCAAAAGCAAGGCAAAAAGGATTCCGAGATATATCCTTACAATCGTTCTTATCAAATCTTCCGATTCAACAAGATTTAACCGTATCATTAAAACAAACGGTTTCCCTTCAATGGAAACGTCTTTATATAAGACACGATAAGGCTCCCATTCGGGAACTAATTCATCATAAAATATCTGTTGGATAATACTGTCTTTAGGGCTTTGAATTACGGTATCGGGTAAAATGCGGATATCACGGTTGAACTTATTCCATACCGGAATATCACTAATATGGAGCGTTTTCCGATTGTTTATTTCAAATTCATCCCTGCGCAGCAAAATAGCCTCGTCCACATCATCTTTATACAGGCTTTCCATTGTCCAGTATATAAACGGTGCGCTCAACAACAGGATAATGGTTGCAAAGAAAGAATAGTATAATAGTGTTTTGTTTAATAATCGGTTCATGCTTCCCATTTATATCCCATACCATAGCTGGTTTTTATGTAATCATCGCAGCCAGCTTCAGCAAGTTTCTTTTTTAAATTTTTTATGTGCGAATAGACAAAATCATAATTGTCCATCATATCAGCCATATCGCCGGAAAGATGCTCTGCCAAAGCAGCTTTGGATATGACCCTGTTTTTATTACCAACCAGAAAAAGTAAAAGGTCAAATTCCTTTTTGGTCAATAGTATGGGTTGATTATGTACGCTGGCAGTTTTTGCAAGCAAATCTATATGCAGTTCATTTATATCGACACTATTTGAACTTCCGAAATGTTTTCTTCTTATGATTGAATATACTCTTGCCCCCAATTCGGATAAATGGAAAGGCTTCGGCAAGTAATCATCGGCTCCAAGTTTTAAACCTGTTATCTTATCATCAATAGAATCCTTTGCAGAAATAATGATAACCCCTGCCTGTTTATTTTCTTTTCGTAATATCTCCAATAGTTTCAGACCATCACCGTCAGGCAACATCAAATCAAGGAGAATGCAGTCATAATCATAAATGTCTATTTTGGAGATTGCTTCATGATAATTCGAGGCAATCTCACAGACATAATTTTCGCTTTTAAGATAGGTCGCTATATTTTGGGATAGCTCTTTTTCGTCTTCTATGATTAATATGTTCATGCCGCAATTTAGATGTTCAATTTTGTAGAATTTTTGGAGAGATGAATCTGCCCGGCGTAGAACAAATTATTAACCTTCTACTCTAATGGTGTTTTTTACAATTCCTTTCTCTATACAAAAATACTAAATATATTGGCATAGGACTAAATTGAAGATTGAGTTTAAAGCTGTTTTTAGCATTTCCAATTATCCCTGCTGCACTAAATGCTGTAAATCGGGGTCATTCTTGATACGCTCCATTTCACTTACAACAATATTCAGGATGTCTGATTTTATCTGTTTGTAATTGCTTTCAATTTCCTGCTTCATTT
This region includes:
- a CDS encoding TolC family protein is translated as MIKKLAVLSVIVSVLSVGKTFGQKQLSDFVNQAFQSSPLVKTNAIQSEANKLDAQRIAASLTKPVIGTELNYLLAPIYSNDPGNSGFKLNPQKTIQDYYGSDFSATNGGLYRGVLTLNQPLFNKQRVNAVNEQTAVLNEILNNNSALSKHDLEKLITDQYVLCLQDVNQQEAVAHIKKIIEQQISLTQKLSANGLGKQGDYKVLEIELKQQETALQTLKNSYKVHLLELYSICGIPDTAIIELKPVNISMTTPRNGNESGFTKQYQLDSLSLATSKKLFDTKYRPNVSLYSSAGLNAVYAPDIYKRFGWQVGIQFTQTFFDGHQRKLNTERTRLLQQTANIDREFFNTKNETRKKALLELIRSIDEQLQSIQQQITDYDSLLNYYQKQIASGQSSVIDYITVLRGSASLQINRVALQTNRLIAVNNYNYWNW
- a CDS encoding YncE family protein, whose product is MDSNKIYVNIPSKNIIEVIDLSANKVIARWRVTESTENVPMALDKINHHLFIACEPGKFIVYSTKTGKSIASLDISKNADGIYLDPKHALIYISCADGYIDVIEQKDNDTYIALDKIETAKGAGTSLFSQELQQLYLAVPQSEKNVAELRIYSTSK
- a CDS encoding ribonuclease Z is translated as MKIKEKGHTLIVTSNEEDIVTFLKKLEEQYEYSLVQSNLIIDLTSVKYAVLEEDLECFETLAISHMEEANKSFIIVIESIDFNEFDGDLVIAPSLQEAHDLIEMDEIQRDLGF
- a CDS encoding MBL fold metallo-hydrolase gives rise to the protein MKLTILGCYAATPRTITNPTSQVLEIAGHMFLIDAGEGTQVQLRRHKLKFQRINHIFISHLHGDHFFGLIGLISTYMLLNRQSDLHIYGPKGIKEVTLLQLKLGNAYSGYKLFFHEQTSKESRVVFEDDKVIVRTIPLDHRVYTNGYKFETKPGDRKLRIGAIEDLGIDKCYYQKIKSGGNITLDDGTVVENKDITYEPEATEIYFLKPTKL
- a CDS encoding porin, whose amino-acid sequence is MKIKYVLCALVLGTLNTMAQDDKKEETTLLGVLVPTPTVTPQEKINNVEVFLDTKYENLTKTSGAGTSDSKFRLVQSRVYLKGNYNNKLTYSLRYRLNESTASNALEFAFLEYNIDEHWTVGMGKQFTAWGSTELSYNGADLYMFTNIISSIELFSPGASVAYKVKGQSFKLQMVSQGEQFSAEAYKNKAYGGLFLWEGELFKKHLKTRYGYALFQHDAKKYYSWITIGNRLTINNFMAEFDWMYGFRNVADAAFTDLNTVTKGVAYVKDNVTTASIKYKFNKITPYVKVMYNYRNDLDNAVSYGLKGISTAVEYNPFNEAAFKNLRLFAAYNYLNYDYKNYTVAKSDRNEHQIALGVRWMVPLFKL
- a CDS encoding YncE family protein, whose protein sequence is MRTFNTPKILYIALLSIGMSSACKNHKSGKEDNKPKNDVLTIQGHSLSLQSTIKLNTVKGGFDLMALDNKGQRLFLSAQDNHSVEILDIKNNKPIRSLPGFDEPKWIVYRPESNRLYVATGNDGKVTVLDATTYSTVKPRISDRLVNESELYKTALNL
- a CDS encoding sensor histidine kinase, producing the protein MNRLLNKTLLYYSFFATIILLLSAPFIYWTMESLYKDDVDEAILLRRDEFEINNRKTLHISDIPVWNKFNRDIRILPDTVIQSPKDSIIQQIFYDELVPEWEPYRVLYKDVSIEGKPFVLMIRLNLVESEDLIRTIVRIYLGILFALLLVIFFITLFVSNRLWKPFYATLRQIEQFNIELNKLPQFPDTKIKEFNQLNNRLTTLIQQSVQSYITQKKFTQNASHELQTPLAVLQSKLDLLLQDNSLQKGQLQILHSLYESVSRLTRINKNLLLLAKIENNQFAEFSSFTVNDIVSEVIPYFTEQADSKKLTIETTFKNIISLKANKILTELLINNLFLNAIRHNIEKGKITLTLDTGRFIIANTGIDQALDAETIFERFKKNSTDTRSSGLGLSIVKEICDLNNWTISYTFKDSTHIFTVRF
- a CDS encoding response regulator transcription factor — its product is MNILIIEDEKELSQNIATYLKSENYVCEIASNYHEAISKIDIYDYDCILLDLMLPDGDGLKLLEILRKENKQAGVIIISAKDSIDDKITGLKLGADDYLPKPFHLSELGARVYSIIRRKHFGSSNSVDINELHIDLLAKTASVHNQPILLTKKEFDLLLFLVGNKNRVISKAALAEHLSGDMADMMDNYDFVYSHIKNLKKKLAEAGCDDYIKTSYGMGYKWEA